A window of Cytobacillus sp. FSL H8-0458 genomic DNA:
TGCGGCCAAAAAGGAATTTGCCCGCGTGCCGCTTTACCAGGCATCCATATCCAATATCATAAAAGATGCCAAAATCCCGCGCGGCAGCTTTTATCAGTATTTTGATGACAAAGAAGATGCCTTTTTCTACTTATTGAATAGCCATGTATCTTCATATAATATGCATTTTCTTGAAACACTCCGAAAAAATAATGGTGATATTTTTGATGCGATGATCGATTTTTATACAGCCATCATTACCGAAGAAAAAGAAAATCTGCAGTTTTTGAGGAATTTGTTTCTTAATATGACGCACCGGATCGAAAATGTTATGGCAAGAAGCTTCGGGGAAAATGACCTGAATGAGAATTTCAAGAAAATCAGCAATCTGATTAATAAGGAACGGCTGAATATGCAGGACGAGCAGGAGCTTTTTCATATGATGCAGATTATTTCTTCTGTCACGTTTCATAATATCGTTAAAAAATTTGCGGCGGAGCTGCCATTCGACGAGGCTGTCCATAATTACAGAACAGAAATTTATTTACTGAAAAAAGGGTTCGCATCAAAATGATTTTCAGAAAGCCTGTCTCTAAAAAGATTAGAGACAGGCTTTTTCGGGAAGGTAAACAAGAAAATACTTAAACCTTCTTTAGTGAATAAAAAGAGGAAAGGGGTCATTTATGGCAAACAAGAACAGATGGCTGATTGCCCTTTCAGCTGTCGCCATTCATTTATCCATCGGTTCGGTGTATGCGTACAGTGTTTATCAAAATCCCTTGAAGGAATCGCTTGGCTGGGAAAAAACCGATGTCTCACTGGCTTTTACCATTGCCATTTTTATTCTGGGAATAGCGGCAGCCTTTTTTGGGCGGTTCGTGGAAAAGAGGGGACCGAGAGTCTCAGCCATGATCGCCGCAGTATTTTTTGGAGTAGGCATAATCGGATCCGGCTTTGCTATTCAACTGGAGAATTACATTCTTTTCCTGACTTTCTTCGGTGTCATTGGGGGACTGGGTCTAGGCTTCGGCTATATTGCACCTGTCTCCACATTGGTAAAATGGTTTCCTGACAGAAGGGGACTTGCCACCGGGATGGCGGTTATGGGATTTGGTGCCGGGGCCCTCATTACAAGCCCGATTGCCAGCAGATTAATGATTGCCACATCGATTCCGACAACCTTTTATGTCCTCGGAATCAGTTATTTCATCCTGATGATTTTGGGAGCGCTTTATATCGCGAAGCCGCCTGAAGGATGGGCACCTGAAGGAATGGAAGAGAACAGGGAAGAGCGGCCGGTAAAAGCGGACCTGGCACAGCTGACTGCCAATGAAGCAATTAAGACGAAGCGTTTCTGGCTGCTTTGGATTATGATGTTCATTAATATTTCTGCAGGCATCATGATTCTCTCAGTTGCCGCACCAATGGCTCAGGAAATCACTGGAGCCAGCGCCATCACCGCCGCAAGCATCGTCGGCATAATGGGCCTCTTTAATGGAGGCGGAAGAATTGGATGGGCATCTGCATCCGATTACCTTGGAAGAGGAAATACATATATGACCTTCTTCCTGATTCAGGTGGCAGCATTCTTCATTCTTCCATTCATCACAAACTCATTTATCTTTTCTGTTTTCCTCTATATCATTGTTTCATGCTATGGGGGAGGATTTGCATCGCTTCCGGCCTTTATTGGAGACCTGTTTGGAACCAAACAGCTTGGTGCCATTCATGGCTATCTGCTTACCTCGTGGTCGCTCGCAGGTGTGGTCGGACCGATGCTCGTCTCCAGCATCTATGAAAATACACAAAGCTATACAATTACCTTCTATGTGTTTGGCACCATGCTTGCCATCGGCTTTATCGTCTCCCTGCTGATGAAGCGCGACATCAGGAAAATCAGAACAGCGAAGAAGCAAACAAGAGCAAGGAGACAGCTTGTTACTGAATAAAGAGAAGAACTCCTGCCGGGTTAGCTGGCAGGAGTTCTTTATTATTTTTCAACCGAAAATAAAAATGGATGAACTCGGTCATTGGAGCAATCCGGGCAGATAACCAGCATATCAAGACTATATTCCTCTTCTTCCGTTTCCTCTATGTGACCGAAGATTTCACAGACCTTTGCCAAAGAAATACCCCTTTACTAATGACTAGATAGAATGTTATATCTGCAATCCTCGATGGCCTGCTCAAAATCCATGAAGGAGTGAAGAGAAAACGGTCGTCATGGAGTGCTTATGACGACCAATAATGGAGAGGTGAGAAGAAAATGGTCGTCATAGAGGAGTTCTGACGCCCAAAATAGGAGAGACCCAGAGAAAACGGTCGCCATAGAGGGTTCATGAAGCCAAAATAGCAGAGGCGAGGAGAAAATGGTCATCATAGAGCAGTCATGAAGCCCAATTACGGAGAGCCCCGGAGAAAATGAGCAGTCATGAAGCCAAAAAAAGAAGAGCCAGAGAAAATGGCCCTCAAAAAGGGATTAATTAAGCAATAAACAGAAACAAAACTAAAACAATGAAGGCTTAATTGCTTATCTGTTTTTCAGCTATCAGTTAGGAGTTCTCTAAGGGTTTGGGCATTTTCTTTGTCTAAGCTTCCTAATGCATTTTTCTCTCTGTGAAAAATCACTGCAGATCCGTCTTTCTTGCTGAACCATATGGAGTACTCAGTTATTCTTTCTGGCATATTTTTATCATAGGTAAAGAATAAAGTGGCTATCATATCTTCTTTTTCAGACATCTGGGGCTTTATGTCTTTCTCCCATTCAATTTTTGAAATTATGTTTCTTAAGGATTCAATCTTTTCTTCTTCGGCTATAATGAATTCTTTTTCACTTTTTTCTTCTATGATGTCAACCCTAGTCAGCTGCTTCAGGTCAAATTCTTTTGAGTCATCTTTAGAACATCCGATTAAAAGTAAGATTGTCATAATAGATAAAATAAATGGGTTTTGTTTCATTAAACATCCTCCGATTGATTCACTAGTGTTAATTATATTCAACAATAATTGTTTAACCCCTTTTTAATACAATAAAAAGCCTGAGCATGCCCATTGAAAAATCCGACGGCATCCGTTAATATATAAATACAAGCTGCATTGTTCGTAATCATAATAAAGTTTTAACCTTTAAGCTGTAATAGGGAGTTTTACATTGAAACGGGAATGACAGGCCTCCGTCTATATGACAAGGAGGACAGGCAGGAATGTTTCTGCGAACACCCACTTTGAGGAGTGGTGGTTTAAAACTTTCTTATCATTATTTACGGCAATGGCGGCTGTACATACTGTAATCAAACCAGTTCCAATGGGTGCTGGTTTTTTTGCGTTTAGAAATTAAAATTCTGGTTAAACCAAGATAAACGACACATGAACAGGAGATGTAATAATGAAGGAAGTTACGGAAAAGAGATATTGCGAAGTCTGCGGAAAAGAAACTGTCCACATCGCCAGGGAAGATGCAT
This region includes:
- a CDS encoding TetR/AcrR family transcriptional regulator; this translates as MPKITFFNLPEDKRENLVHAAKKEFARVPLYQASISNIIKDAKIPRGSFYQYFDDKEDAFFYLLNSHVSSYNMHFLETLRKNNGDIFDAMIDFYTAIITEEKENLQFLRNLFLNMTHRIENVMARSFGENDLNENFKKISNLINKERLNMQDEQELFHMMQIISSVTFHNIVKKFAAELPFDEAVHNYRTEIYLLKKGFASK
- a CDS encoding L-lactate MFS transporter; protein product: MANKNRWLIALSAVAIHLSIGSVYAYSVYQNPLKESLGWEKTDVSLAFTIAIFILGIAAAFFGRFVEKRGPRVSAMIAAVFFGVGIIGSGFAIQLENYILFLTFFGVIGGLGLGFGYIAPVSTLVKWFPDRRGLATGMAVMGFGAGALITSPIASRLMIATSIPTTFYVLGISYFILMILGALYIAKPPEGWAPEGMEENREERPVKADLAQLTANEAIKTKRFWLLWIMMFINISAGIMILSVAAPMAQEITGASAITAASIVGIMGLFNGGGRIGWASASDYLGRGNTYMTFFLIQVAAFFILPFITNSFIFSVFLYIIVSCYGGGFASLPAFIGDLFGTKQLGAIHGYLLTSWSLAGVVGPMLVSSIYENTQSYTITFYVFGTMLAIGFIVSLLMKRDIRKIRTAKKQTRARRQLVTE